One part of the Dendropsophus ebraccatus isolate aDenEbr1 unplaced genomic scaffold, aDenEbr1.pat pat_scaffold_1168_ctg1, whole genome shotgun sequence genome encodes these proteins:
- the LOC138774967 gene encoding phospholipid scramblase 2-like, translating to MRSSLFQSSCTYDLLGPHGALVYQAEENRECCGPRMDVRIRNIQGYNVFNMYIPSECCSWETRLQVADSSGQILGFIEQNWSFSAASFNVLDPLNQICLKVKGPGWGEGFMSDRVYQVLSADKAFMVGHITRVWKGFQKEMFSREDKYVVEFPPDMDVSMKAILVSCAMLIDLLEHERQRNSRNYD from the exons ATGc GGAGCAGCCTGTTCCAGAGTTCTTGCACCTATGACCTATTGGGACCACATGGAGCCCTCGTATACCAGGCAGAGGAGAATCGGGAATGCTGTGGACCTCGGATGGATGTCCGTATCCGGAACATTCAGGGTTACAATGTCTTTAACATGTATATACCTTCTGAATGCTGCAGCTGGGAGACACGG TTACAGGTCGCTGACTCCTCAGGTCAGATCCTCGGTTTCATAGAACAGAACTGGTCCTTTTCTGCTGCTTCCTTCAACGTCCTGGACCCATTAAATCAGATCTGTCTAAAAGTGAAAGGACCGGGATGGGGAGAAGGCTTCATGTCTGACCGAGTCTACCAG GTGCTGTCAGCTGATAAAGCCTTCATGGTCGGCCATATCACACGAGTCTGGAAAGGATTTCAGAAGGAAATGTTCTCCAGAGAAGACAAATATGTTGTCGAATTCCCACCAGACATGGACGTCTCCATGAAAGCCATCCTGGTATCCTGCGCCATGCTGATT